The region CCGCTATATTCTTCATGGCTGTCACTGCTTCAGATACAGCCGAACCGCTCTCCTGAGCATCGGATGAAGATTTAAGGGCAATTTCCTCGGTGGTCTGGGCGTTAAGGGTGTTTTGCTTAATGTTGCTGGCCATTTCCTCAATGGATGCGGAGACTTCTTCAATGGAGGCGGCCTGTTCTGTTGCACCTTGCGAAAGACCCTCAGCAGAAGCGGAAAGCTCGGTACTGCCGGAAGCCACATTACCTGCTCCGGAACGCACATCCGAAACAACCTGAGTCAGCTGCGCAGCCATATCACGCATGTTGCCGTAGACACCGATTGCCGGTTCCACGAACTTCAGATCAAGGTCGCCGCCTGCTATACGCTGAGCGACATTCGCAATTTCAGCAGGATCACTGCCGAGCTGCCTGTTAACAGTCCTGATAATGAATCCTGCGGTTGCAACGCCTACGCCAAGAGCAATCAAACTGATAATTACCGCCATCATGATGGCCTGATTGTTGGCTGCCTGAAGCTTCGGTCCCAGTACATCCTGATCTGCCATGACTGAAAGTTTGACGTCCTCAACATCCTTGGCGATTTCAGGACCGATCTTATCCAGATGGTTGGAGATGATATCGTTACGGGTAAAAATGACCTTTGCCACACCGTCGAATGCGGCCACATATTTTTCTTTCAAATCAACAATTTCAGTCAGCAGACGACGTCTTTCAGGATTTTGCAGACTACGGTCCAACTCATTGAGCAACTCATCAAATGCTGCCATTTCAGCTCCAACCCTGTCCACGGAGGATTGAGCGTTATCATCAAGAAATTTAACCACATAAAGACGGGCCAGCAGCAGATTGCGCATGGCGTGTCCGCTCTTGACCGCCGCATCCATATCATTGTCCCGCTCTGCGGTTTCCAGAATGCGGGTCAGTTTCTTTTCCATCTGCGGACCGGCTATATTGAGGATATCATTTACATAATGATTCCGCTCTACCCGAAACTTTTTAACCTTTTCAAAATATTCCCCGTAATCTCTGACTTCCTTATCAACTTCCGCGATCAGGCTGGCCCGTTCCGGTTTTTGAATTTCAGAAATAGCTTCATCCAGAAATTCACGCATTTTTGTATAATAATCGTCATATTGCTTAAGATCGAGATCACTGCCAGTTATGATGAAATCCTTAACATTCATACGTACCATGAGCATATT is a window of Desulfovibrio sp. JC010 DNA encoding:
- a CDS encoding methyl-accepting chemotaxis protein; protein product: MKLSAKLMLGFGSVLGLLLVLAVISFWALENSSEGFTQYRGLARDTNLSGRLQANMLMVRMNVKDFIITGSDLDLKQYDDYYTKMREFLDEAISEIQKPERASLIAEVDKEVRDYGEYFEKVKKFRVERNHYVNDILNIAGPQMEKKLTRILETAERDNDMDAAVKSGHAMRNLLLARLYVVKFLDDNAQSSVDRVGAEMAAFDELLNELDRSLQNPERRRLLTEIVDLKEKYVAAFDGVAKVIFTRNDIISNHLDKIGPEIAKDVEDVKLSVMADQDVLGPKLQAANNQAIMMAVIISLIALGVGVATAGFIIRTVNRQLGSDPAEIANVAQRIAGGDLDLKFVEPAIGVYGNMRDMAAQLTQVVSDVRSGAGNVASGSTELSASAEGLSQGATEQAASIEEVSASIEEMASNIKQNTLNAQTTEEIALKSSSDAQESGSAVSEAVTAMKNIAEKISIIEEIARQTNLLALNAAIEAARAGEHGKGFAVVAAEVRKLAERSGNAAGEISELSSSTVTVAEKAGDMLDNLVPNIQKTAELVQEISSASAEQNSGAEQISKAIAQLDSVIQQNASASEEMASTSEELSSQSAMLENTMAFFKVSGYGGGSYSRPKALPVSAPRQEAPVSAAPAIAPQPTPKSAPQPAPAKSEPSDFGGLSLDMEADDSDFEKF